The Andrena cerasifolii isolate SP2316 chromosome 14, iyAndCera1_principal, whole genome shotgun sequence genome contains the following window.
ATTACTCCTCTAGACAGCTGGCAGAAGCGTGTGATCCACCACCGTGATCAATGGGAGACCTCGAAACCCCTTCGTGGCGATGCTGAAGAATCCTTCGTTGCCGCTCGAAACCTGCTCGCTAGGCCCTCCATGCCAGAGACATCCTCTGTACAttcgaaaattgtttaaaaatcgaGACACGGGGGATTAGGTCCCTCCGCTACATCCGCTCCTCTCGCACGAGTCTAATTGTCAAATCCTCGCGAGTCAACTTCTATATTAATAAGTAAAAATCTTAGGACATCGCTGGGAACGAGTCAGAAGCGATCGATCGCCTGGTAACAACGGCTCGCGATCCTATTCCTCTCTCTGCTTCTTAAACCGGGGGCAAAAAATTGTTTGCCTGCCGCTCGAGGATAATTCGATTCGCGTAACACAGCGCGCTGGGATACCTGTTCCACTTCGATTACGTATGTATAGATTCGTAGGCGATTTCCGGCTCGAGCattatttattcgttgtttCGATTATCTGTTGTTAGCTGATACCTTGCCCTCCTTCTTTGTTACTTCCGCGAGTCCTTGCTTAAGCATTCGTTGTTTGCGGGTCAGCGGGATGCGCGAAATAAATGTGCCCTTAGTTGTATATAAATCTTTGTTCCCCGTGCTACTTATCCCCTCTCGAGTGAGATTTTCCAGAGGCTTTATTTTCATATCCCGACTAACGATAAGTAACTGTACAGTAGCGAGGGAGGCAATGCcacctaattttttaaaaattaataaaactcgCGAGTCACTGTTTTCGAGCACCACGTTCAGTCCTCCGGGAACAGTTCTTTGTACGTGAAGGTCTTGGTGATCTTGTTGGCGACGTCGGTGAACAGCTCTGCCAATGATATCTCCAGCACTGGCCTGATCTCGTCCAGGAACAGCGCGTTGTTGTTGTTCAACAATTCGTGCGTGGCTGCAGCTGGTTTCACACAGAAACAATCAGTATTTCTTACAGGTCAAGGGACCGCGCGAAATGTGAGCGTAAGAAGTGCAGAGATTCTTTAAAGAGAATGCTTGATTTACCTAGAACCGTGTCGCCACCGAACAGATTGCTGAAATGCAAGTTGGTCTTGCCTATTTGGATCTTTATCTTCATCTTCTCGAAGTTCAGATAGGTCTCGTTGTCTCTGAGCACTTTGCGCGCTCTTAGGACGACGTCGGAGTCGTAATCATCTTGAAAGTTGTACAATAAATAATGAATAACACTTGGACTGTCTGCGAGGTGTGCGCGAAGTCCAAGCTGTGTTGGACTTTTGGGAACAGATCTCTGGGATGGAGAAAACGatgttgttttttaaaaagaatcttACGGAAGGTGCCCGTCAAGTCTCCCTGCCCCGTGAGCCTGAGCAGAAGGATCCTGGCGTCGATCTGATATTTCCCTTGGAAGCTCAGCGAGTCGAAGAAGACTTTGAACGTGAAGATCACGTTCTCCACGTCGGCCTTAAGATCGTGAACTTCGAACTTGGACGGGCCGAACACCTGAATGCACATtgggaaaaagaaacgaaacaatCACAACATCCTGACCGCCGTTCCTCAAGGTGAAAGGGAAAAAAGCTTGCTAATGGACGAGACGTTCTCCGAAATCTCGGGGCTCGATTAATATGCAAAGACAATCGGGTATCCTCAGCCcgaacaaacatttctttttcaacatTCATTCCGCGAGGAATGCTCTCGAGGTTCCTCCTGCTCCTCGAGTGCACTTCAGCGCCGTTGCCGCGGTATTTTTCCGCTCGAGCGGTCACTGTTGTTGCAAAAACGCCGAGGGACGGTGGATGAACGACGGGTGTTTCCACCGGTCGCCGGGAATTTACCCGCAAATCCGTGACGTTGACGTCGAGCCTCGCCCCAGCTGGACCTCGAGACAGGCGAATCTCCTTGAGGCTCAGAGGCTCGATGGCGGGCGCCCCCAATTCGGGGATTCCCTCGGCCAGCTTCTCCCGAAGCTGCTCGATCGACCTGGTGATACACCTGTCGATGTCAGGATCGCTCTTCTTGCACGGCTTTATATAAGGCGCTGCGAAACAGGCGAGGGTTTTGAATAATTACTCGGAGGACATTGTGTAACTTGCCGATTAAGTGGGTTAGCTATCGGAGGTGTGTGAGTTGTAGAAAAAGGGAAAGTGAATCGAGGTGGACTGTATTTGTGGATTCAATTGCCGCCTGGATTTACAGTGGTGGTCGGAGGGAAATTCGACGCTAATGATTGAGGGATCACTTCGGTGCCAGATTTTAGGCATTTGTATAAACATTGCGAGCGACCAATGATGGAACTTTCGCTGGAGCGCTTCTTCCGTAGGCGTAAGGGTAGTCAGTTGATCGCTGGCACCTGCTGCCTTTATCCCCCGAAAATTGAACCCCATTCACGATCTTGATCCCACTACGAACGAGTTCAAGTCCGCGAGTGCAGTCACGCTCTAAGAACGAAACAGGTACgacacgattttgcaactggcTTGTTGTCATGCACGCGACGCATTCCTATTTCCATTGCACGCTGCAAACGGTGAACTACAATTTCGTAACAACCGTCACTGTCAACGGTCTTTTTTCGCGAGACACGGCGAGACCTTGGGCGTGCACGTAATAGCCTTTCGAGAGGTTGCAAGAAGAATAGGAGAAACAGGAACAGATCACGGTTAATGAGGATCAATGAAGACATAGCGACGAAGGAAAAGGGAAGATGAGAGGCAGAAGTTTCTTTGAGGATACTCACGTAACACGCAGGACGCAGCGCAAAAGAGAGTCGCCGTCAGGCTAGAAAAAGGACACGAAGGACATTAGtgacttttaattaataattgcgcAATAAAGTCAGGGAAATTTCCCTGAAAGTTTCACTTCTCATTGCCCTCGATGAACTTTTATATTTCCGTTCGTCTATCGTGCTTCTTCTCTAAAGATAAGGTTATCTATATTATCAGGCAGTTTCCTAAATTCGGGTTACAGAGGAAGAACGAGCTAACGAAGAGTAAAATACACCCGAATCGTTCAACTATGGTTATGGACCAGGTGTTTACTGCGTTCACGACCCTTTAATTAAGttcgattaaattttcattggagGATTAAAgtataattaattgtaattcaaTCTTAGTCAGTATCAACAGTGATTGCAGCAATTTTACgaagagaaattcatcggttagACGACGAAGTGTGCATAGTTTTCTCAGCTAACAGGATATTTGCAAAGCTGTCCGTATGAATAATGCCAAGGCTGGATCGTTGTAATAAATACGTTCCCTGTGTTTACATAATATAACTGCATTCGTAATTGCGTTTTTTCAGCGGCAAAACCCATTTATATCTAGACCAAAAGTTGAATATGTACGACAGCGGGTTAAAAACGACACTTTTTGTTTCCGATCTCATGTTTATCGCTATAGGTGGGAGAAAAACTGTAGTATTATAATCTGTAAAGTAGAATTCGTGCAAATCATCGATCTCCTTCTCTTCGAAAACACAGCTGCAGAACAAACAGTGGCACCATCATCCAAAAAAGGACACGTCAGTTTCTCTTACATAATCCTTTAAATTTTAACTCCACGTATTTCGCATGAGAAACTACCCTCAACTAGTCCTGACAGTATTTCCAATCACAAAAAGAGAGCCTTCCCTTCATCGACACTTGGATCATCCCATACATACACGTCGCGCTAAACATCACCCCCAAATCTCCAGAAACACGACGGCGTCCTAACTTTTTCAGACATTTTGCACTGACAACAACCCTCAAAATATCACGAAACACTCTCAAAGGCAAACTTTCCTGCGCTCACAAGTTCGCCAGCACCTCAGTCGTCTCGTGCACCCACTTCACCCCAAAATCTACCCTCGGATCTCCGAGAAAAACATGCGCCAAAATAATCGCAGCAGACTTTCCTTCACTCGCGCATACGCCCACAACGCTTCACCCTAAAATTCCATAACGTCACTATACGATACCAATATTCATCAGCAGCCACACTATCGTCACCACCACCTACCAGAACAAACCCTTTCCCCATCAATCCACACCAATTAACATCGCCCGACTGTCAACAATCTAAGCCAGCCACCCTAAAACCCGAGGAGCAGAGGAGAACGGAGAAATAACGACTCGGTTCCGTACCAAACGCGGGCTAGAAGAGCGAACATCGCGGCTGTGCAGGAGGTTGTTGGGCGACTAGCCGATCGAAACACGGGGATGATATGTTAACCCGCGATCCCCGAACGCGCCAGCTGGGATTGCCTTATCGCATTCGGCGATGTTGATTGCCTCGTGCCACTTGGCGACCATTGGTCCAGGCCAGGATCGAGCTGGCGTCGTTGACGGCTAGAGAGCGGTGCGGCCGATCGTGGATCGGCGTCGCGCGTCTATTTCTCTACTCTCGCCGCGTTTCACCGGGCTTTCCTCGCGATTTTCGCCGGGCTAAATGTTCCTCTGGCATTTCGCGAGCCGAGCGGCCGCGCGGTCGCGCGGACGTACCACGGGCGGAGAAACGTGTGGTTGCGTGAACGAGCACGAGCGAGCATTCCATTAGACTCGATGCGTTATCCGCGGCGATCGGTAGAGAGGTTTCAGAGCCGAGCAATAGGGGGAATAATGGAAACCCAGGTGGATGAAGCGAGTGGCGAGTGGGTTGCTTAGGCGGCTCTCTAATGATGGCAAGTCGGGGAGTCTGATGTTGGAGGTGTTtgtgttttatatatttatagcttacaagggaacatcccgaacccgggaattccaaaaattcagaaagtttgtgaatatgtaggggattttctcctgattacaacgcaatttttgttgcctgtctaaattcactctaagggggtggaattgacccctggaaatccggttgttttccgattttgtgttgtaactcgtgaactgtaaaatgattttttttttaccaattgatggatctaattaaaagcagtaacttttgtcttgaaacttttttttctatcctttacagttcacgagttataacgcaaaatcggaaaatagccgagttttcaggggttaatttcacccccttcgagtgattttggacagcaaacaaaaattgcgttgtaatcaggaggaaatctcctatatattcacaaactttctgaattttttgaatttctgaattctacttaataaatttgtcaaaattaatatttttcttcagtgtatgtccctgaatcttACGAACCCTTGCCTGTTTTTAAACCagcttttttttcgaaaacgctaaaagtggacatacaatatttgtgcactaagccatcgatctGCACATGCGAGTGAAGaagttatttttcatttttggtTACTGTGTTCATTAAAATTCAGTACCTTCGGATTTATAGGTTTCTTGTGCCCAATGGAATTCTTGCATGCAGTTATTCATCAATGGCTGACGTTAACACGAACCTCTTGTTTGCTCTCTTCCATCTTGAAGGAGCAGTAGCGACTCGTCTCCCCTGTGGAGCCGATCGATTTTTCGGATTTGCAATGCAAAGCTGTCGAGTCGCGGGGGACTTCATAACGCCAGGAGCAAAGAGGAGCACGAGGGAAAAATCTGTCGTTCTTCGTCGCAGTTGCGTCTGCACGTGGCTGAATTCGCCTAGTTAATGTCATTGGTGTTACTGCAAATTGGCGTAATTCAAACGGACGTTAATCTCATCGAGCCGGCGCGCTACCCGCGACAGATTTATGCGGTGGCTAAGTGAGTTACGAGTTAAGTTTCGAGGGACACGTGAACTTCCTCCAACGCGGTCGCCATTGTGCCTTTCGCCTTAAGTCACAAGGGGATGCTCCATGATCGACATTACCCCAACGAATGCTTCCTTAGCGAGCTTAAAATAACTCCAAAATTTCTTTAGGAATTTTCAATTCCCTTTCAGAAATATAAACTCGTTAAAAGAACTGTTTTCTTTTGAATCGTTATCTAGTATCAAATCCTTGAACCTTAAATCCCAGCTTATtttatctaacaagggaagatccccatcctgaaaattcaagaaattatgaaactttgtggatatgtagaagAGATATAgttatgtattacgcaattttttcttgctgaccaaattcactctaaggggtgaaattgacccctgaaaattcggctaggTATTTccccgattttatgttataactcgcgagctgtTGCTCTTTTTAATTgggactatcatttggcaacTTACAGtggttacagttcgcgagttataacacaaaataggaaaatagccGGGTTTTACGGGGCAATTTTACTGCTAGATGAATTTGGCAAAAAATTTGGTGTGATTCATATCCTATATTTAATCCcaaattttcataattctttTGAACTTCCCGGTTGGAGATTTTCCCTTGCACATTCCCAGTAGAACGATACTCCACTCTGTTCCTTAGTACCTACTTGAATTGAACTTTCCTTTCTTGCATTTGGCAAAGCATTAAACATTAAGAGCTCTGAAATTGGAAGAGAAACAGATTGACTCTCCTAATATAAACAGACACGACCTCTTCGATCTTCCAATGTTAATCAACGTCGCCGTTGATTTATCGACCTGCACGCTAATCGCGGAATACTTTCCGTACTCCGTGTTGCTGGCGATAGATTAATGCCGCGAAAATTGATGCACGTTGCGACACAACGGTCGCCTAATTCCCTCTATCTACGAGCCCAGCATTCTTTCGTTTGCCATAACGTGGATTCGGTGCTGGCAAAAACTTGCCCGCGCCGATTTCCGCGATTTTTATGGTGGCCATTAAGCGCAGAGAAAGTGGCAAACGGCGCGAGCAGCGTCTCGCTGAAACGAAACCCTACGATCCGTAACAAAATATGCGACTAGGTCTGTCCAATTATCTACCATCTAACTTCGTGGAAGGATGTTGCAACGCCGAAGgcgagcttttccttttttagcGGCCGCCCAATCGCTTTGTATACTGCGCATAATACTGGTAATATTTGACATAGAATTAGGGGAAGGATATACCCGAGAATGGTGTAATCATTTTTCGAAGAATCCGCCTCAGTGGGGATTGGGGGAAATGCGTGGTGCTCGGGCAGAGTTTGGCATTatccgaataaaattttattcgaacaaaaacttattcgaaatttttatttgaagagcATTCGTATAAattgttattcaaaatttttatttgaaaatcatTCGtaccaatttttattcgaaatttttatttgaagatcATTCGtaccaatttttattcgaaatttttatttgaagagtattcgtataaatatttatttgaagagcattccaataaatttttattcgaaatttttctttgaagatcattcgaataaatttgtattcgaaatttttctttgaagatcatttaaataaatttttattcgaaatttttctttgaagatcattcgaataaattttgatttaaataatgTCCAACTCTGTGCTCAGGCCACCGGTTTAACTCAAAGTTTCTGTACAAGTAGTGGACACCATGTGTGAAAATTGTAATAAACACGTAAGGTGTACCTATTATGCAAACTTGTTGCGGAAGATGGAGTTGGAAGTCTCATCTTTCCTAGAGTCCTGGCGTGTACCTCTTATGCAAAAGCGAACGTGTAATTAagatactaattgtaagtagttaCTGTGTCAGCGTGTTCAATAATGATCCTTCCACATATACAATAATCCCATGTGGGAGTTGAAAagggaaaatgtaaataagttaCAAAAATAGAAACATAATAAAGGAAGACGAAGAGCAGTATAGAataaaaattatcaattattagttattAGTTACAGGTTATGAATTATAAGAGTTAAGAAGCCAAAGAGAAGCACCTGAGCTCCAAACACTAGAAAATAGGATAAGTTAAGCGTGAATTTTAGAATGCAAAATGAGTGAATTAGATGGTTAAGTTAACTAATTGCAAGCCCATTTCTGGACAGACCGactgaaattaataaatactacTACTACTCCTACAAGCAATCCCAAGTGATTACCTACAATTTTTAccaatttcacaattttcttaCCTGCAAATGCATATCCAAAAATTTCGTCTCGATTTTCTCCCAAAATTTCGAGCACCTCAACCTCCCCGTTCAGCCCGTTATCATACACGGTACGCACTAACTATGCGCGAAATTTGAGTGCAGTCGGCGACCCTAGTCTCCTGTACTCCCACAGCAACACGAAGcgtctacttacaattagcagtTCGCACCGAGCTCCGAGCGTAAGATTCACCACATCCCGCGAAATaccgcggcgcgacgcgatGCAAACAAGGCCTGATATTCCAAACACTCCCAGCGACTTTCCTCTTCCGATCGACGGTGAAGTTTCCAGGCAAAAGCTGACCTTGCCCGCTATTCGCGAGTCTTGAAGCGCAAAAACCGCCGGAGGATCCAGCATCCGAGACGCGTCTCGAATAAGAACGTGCGGAAGTCGAATAACGCGTATGTTTCTCGAAAAAACAATTCCAGGCTGGCGGGAATAATCGTGCTCCGCGTGCGATCGCGGCTGACGTCAGGGAAATCGAGTAAAAAAGTAAACGGGCTGCGTCGAGCAAGATCGAGGTACATGTCTCAGGAATCACATGGGGTCGTAATTGTAATCGATTGCTCCGCGATCGGTACCTCCGTATTATTCCATGGAAGAATCAGGCCCGGTTGCAGAACGAGGGGCAGCGCCGACAGATCTGACGGCGGATTCGCTCTCGATGAAACTTCCTACCCGATGGAGCGCCCAGAACAGAGACCTGGCGGGGAAATGCCCGCCGCCGGCGAAGGATCTACACACGTGTCCTACGATCATGGTCACGGACTAGGATGATTCAGACTCCTTCTCGATGCAACGCACTGTTATCCTCGAAGCTTCATATATATGAGCTTGCCCAGATGGTGGAGGATCAGTCTCTGTCAGTGGACACCCGCGTGGATCGTGTTAGTTACCTCTTGCGCCCGTTTCGAGGATAATAATACTATTCTGCGGGGGCAGAGTGTTGATCCGGCATGTTCTCCAACACGATTCTCTTCTTCGGGGCTGTCGTCGCCCTGGCGAACGCTGAAGTCCGTGAGTACAGCTTCGTTCGGGCAGCTTCTGGGTCAGTTTCTGGTTAAACTGGAGGACTGTGAAGTGCAGGCTGATGTTCTGGGGATAGTTGATGTTATGGTGCAGTAGCGTGTTGAATGTTGTGAGACAGTTTATCAGAGTGGGCTGTAAAGATAAGATGCTTTGTATTGGGAAAGGATATTTCGAAAGTATCAATGCGTTGGGTATTTATGTTAATAAATTATCGCCTCGCTTGGTGGATGCAAGATTTATTTGGCCCCATCGTTAGCGTCAAACTACACGCGTTACTTGTTATTAGTATTAGCTCTTTAAAAGATGGGAGTTTTAGATGATAATAACATGGAGAacttaatttataaattgtggtaaaataaaagatggaCAATCTGGCTAGGGTTTTGGGGATGTGCTAGTCATCGTGCAAGTAGGTGAAAGTGATTGGAGGATCTCGAGTATTGCTGAAGTTTGTATTTAATGATTAGAATTTAAATGTAGAGATTTATCAATTTCTGTGTTTAATGCAACTATAACATCACCTTCCGTGTCTTTATTCTGTTATCAATTTGTCTAAGCTTTAAATTTGCTGTCTATACTTCCA
Protein-coding sequences here:
- the LOC143376509 gene encoding protein takeout codes for the protein MFALLARVCLTATLFCAASCVLPPYIKPCKKSDPDIDRCITRSIEQLREKLAEGIPELGAPAIEPLSLKEIRLSRGPAGARLDVNVTDLRVFGPSKFEVHDLKADVENVIFTFKVFFDSLSFQGKYQIDARILLLRLTGQGDLTGTFHDYDSDVVLRARKVLRDNETYLNFEKMKIKIQIGKTNLHFSNLFGGDTVLAAATHELLNNNNALFLDEIRPVLEISLAELFTDVANKITKTFTYKELFPED